A genomic window from Halogeometricum sp. S3BR5-2 includes:
- a CDS encoding GNAT family N-acetyltransferase, producing MSGPVFLRGDGVTLCPADQSDLEFLCEHENDPRVRSSRAVITPTSADQVTARLGGTMGQNEESVGLLVRAGDERVGFVYLVREESNAVEFRFAELAYWIAHEHWNEGYATAAVAAMVEYGFDELGLHRLKAVTFVDNDASQRVLEKVGFEREGVAREEAFVGGEWRDCVDYGLLEDEWRDSE from the coding sequence TGTTTCTCCGCGGCGACGGCGTCACGCTCTGCCCCGCCGACCAGTCGGACCTCGAGTTCCTCTGCGAACACGAGAACGACCCGCGGGTTCGGTCGTCGCGCGCGGTCATCACGCCGACCAGCGCCGACCAGGTCACCGCCCGCCTCGGCGGGACGATGGGTCAGAACGAGGAGAGCGTCGGCCTGTTGGTCCGCGCCGGGGACGAGCGCGTTGGATTCGTCTACCTCGTCCGCGAGGAGTCGAACGCCGTCGAGTTCCGGTTCGCCGAGTTAGCCTACTGGATCGCACACGAGCACTGGAACGAGGGCTACGCGACGGCCGCCGTCGCTGCAATGGTCGAGTACGGCTTCGACGAACTCGGTCTCCACCGGCTGAAGGCCGTCACGTTCGTCGACAACGATGCCTCACAGCGGGTCTTGGAGAAGGTCGGCTTCGAGCGCGAGGGCGTCGCCCGCGAGGAGGCGTTCGTCGGGGGAGAGTGGCGCGACTGCGTCGACTACGGCCTGCTCGAAGACGAGTGGCGGGACAGCGAGTGA